The following proteins are co-located in the Serinus canaria isolate serCan28SL12 chromosome 17, serCan2020, whole genome shotgun sequence genome:
- the RGS3 gene encoding regulator of G-protein signaling 3 isoform X6, with the protein MPFFRDLSKPQPLEFHAEMLLAVQRPHTGSLQRRHTMKEAKDMKNRLGIFRRRNESPGANPSGKLDKVLKSLKPTPEEALKWGDSLEKLLLHKYGLAAFRAFLRTEFSEENLEFWLACEEFKKIKSQSKMVSKAKKIFAEYIAIQSCKEVNLDSYTREHTKENLQNITRSCFDLAQKRIYGLMEKDSYPRFLRSDLYLDIINQKKGSSPL; encoded by the exons atgcCCTTCTTCCGCGACCTGTCCAAGCCGCAGCCGCTGGAGTTCCACGCCGAGATGCTGCTGGCGGTGCAGCGGCCGCACACGGGCAGCCTGCAGCGCCGGCACACCATGAAGGA AGCCAAAGACATGAAGAACCGCCTGGGGATTTTTCGGCGGCGGAACGAGTCCCCCGGAGCCAACCCCTCCGGCAAGCTGGACAAAGTGCTCAAATCGCTCAA GCCCACTCCCGAGGAAGCGCTTAAGTGGGGGGACtccctggagaagctgctgctgcacaaat ACGGGCTCGCTGCCTTCAGGGCCTTCCTGCGCACCGAGTTCAGCGAGGAGAACCTGGAGTTCTGGCTGGCCTGTGAGGAGTTCAAGAAGATCAAATCTCAGTCCAAGATGGTCTCCAAGGCCAAGAAGATCTTCGCCGAGTACATTGCCATCCAGTCCTGCAAGGAG GTCAACCTGGACTCCTACACACGGGAGCACACCAAGGAGAACCTGCAGAACATCACCCGCAGCTGCTTCGACCTGGCGCAGAAGAGGATTTACGGACTCATGGAGAAGGACTCGTACCCCCGCTTCCTCCGCTCCGACCTCTACTTGGACATAATCAACCAGAAGAAGGGCAGCTCCCCACTGTAG